A stretch of Allostreptomyces psammosilenae DNA encodes these proteins:
- a CDS encoding lantibiotic dehydratase, producing MVSCVTWLRKVWANSDLAEALEHASPVLAARVRAVCTANEPSTRDARRTALSVARYLLRSQHRATPFGLFAGVTIARFGPRAGARWGVEHVAVGHAGAEWLAAVVKRLESCPDLLERLSVVVNNTVTNRGDRLVVPFQSDARNGRTRAVEVSLALTEPVRAVLAAARAPVRVGALADKLRAEFPEAGPEKVDRLLVELIQRRVLITSLHAPSTETDALRHLIDQLDLIDADTLPPVAETVRELRTIRTGLKECASRGGRDRVAARMKALVPDLRRHPVALDLRLDAQLVLPDAVAREIERAALILTRVSARPYGTAAWGAYHQRFYERYGIGTMVPLQEVVTDSGTGYPDGYPGTPPGARRPRVSARDDTLVRLAQAAALDGRNEVVLTDELIDALDVGPDEPRMPPHLEVGVRVHAASVGELQRGRFRLEVVSVSRGLGVSTGRFLSVLAPADREALAAELADLPTADSNTVPAQLSFPPLLPESAHVTRAPRVLPTVISLREHRALTEEVLTPADLAVGCDGRRMYLAAPGRGQRIEAVGMHALNLHTHTPPLVRFLIELSRAQCVQVTVFDWGAAAAMPFLPRLRYGRTVLALARWRLEASELPGRARPRAEWDAALTDWRARRRLPRRVSLVEDDRCLFFDLDQAGHRTLLRHHLDRVGLAVLVEAAKPEAYGWCSGRAHEVVVPLRAIRPPAWPALPAPTPARALSPAQMQTPAASSVLLAALYGDARRQNTLLSRHLPDLLGRLGGPPWWFIRFRDPEQHLRLRIALSAPEAFTETARTVSAWADELRGAGLLADLRYPTSYREMGRWGSGGAWDAAEEVFRADSRAILTQLSQPRRPHERTLVAAHTVSIASAFLGSTQAGMRWLIDHIPPTAPAPVPRPQFTDAVRLADPGDDWTALRGASGGAAIVSAWADRDAALAAYRRHLPGPHTQGIALDDVLTSLLHVHFVRHIAVNFPEEEICLHLARAAALAWTARTTGRTP from the coding sequence GTGGTCTCCTGCGTCACGTGGCTGCGCAAGGTATGGGCGAACAGCGACCTCGCCGAAGCCCTGGAGCACGCGAGCCCGGTCCTGGCCGCGCGAGTACGGGCGGTATGCACGGCCAATGAGCCGTCAACACGCGACGCGCGGCGTACGGCGCTGTCCGTGGCTCGCTACCTCCTGCGTTCCCAGCACCGGGCGACGCCGTTCGGGCTCTTCGCCGGTGTGACCATCGCGAGGTTCGGTCCTCGGGCGGGCGCACGCTGGGGTGTGGAGCATGTGGCCGTCGGCCATGCGGGCGCGGAGTGGTTGGCCGCCGTCGTCAAGAGGCTGGAGTCCTGCCCCGACCTCCTCGAACGGCTGTCCGTGGTCGTCAACAACACCGTGACGAACCGCGGTGACCGGCTCGTCGTGCCGTTTCAATCCGATGCCCGAAACGGTCGGACTCGTGCGGTCGAGGTGTCCCTCGCTCTGACCGAGCCCGTGCGCGCGGTCCTCGCCGCGGCGCGGGCACCTGTCCGGGTGGGTGCGCTCGCGGACAAGCTCCGGGCGGAGTTCCCCGAGGCGGGACCGGAGAAGGTAGACCGGCTGCTGGTGGAGCTGATCCAGCGGCGCGTACTGATCACGAGTTTGCATGCGCCGAGCACCGAGACCGACGCCCTCCGACATCTGATCGACCAGCTCGACCTGATCGACGCCGATACGCTCCCCCCGGTCGCGGAGACGGTGCGCGAGCTCCGGACGATCCGGACAGGTCTGAAGGAGTGCGCTTCGCGCGGCGGGCGGGACAGGGTCGCAGCGCGGATGAAGGCCCTCGTACCGGATCTGCGCCGCCACCCTGTCGCGCTCGACCTGCGCTTGGACGCTCAGCTCGTACTGCCGGACGCGGTCGCCCGCGAGATCGAGCGCGCCGCCCTGATCCTCACCCGAGTCAGTGCCCGCCCGTACGGCACCGCGGCGTGGGGTGCGTACCACCAGCGCTTCTACGAGCGTTACGGCATCGGCACGATGGTGCCACTCCAGGAAGTCGTCACGGACAGCGGCACCGGCTATCCCGACGGCTATCCGGGCACCCCGCCTGGCGCGCGCCGGCCACGCGTCTCCGCTCGGGATGACACCCTGGTACGGCTCGCGCAGGCCGCCGCGCTCGACGGCCGCAACGAGGTGGTCCTCACCGACGAGTTGATCGACGCCCTGGACGTAGGGCCCGACGAACCACGTATGCCGCCGCACCTGGAGGTCGGGGTGCGGGTTCACGCCGCAAGCGTGGGTGAGCTGCAGCGCGGGCGGTTCCGGCTGGAGGTCGTGAGCGTGTCCCGCGGCCTCGGCGTCTCCACGGGCCGGTTCCTCAGCGTCCTGGCCCCGGCCGACCGGGAGGCCCTGGCCGCCGAGTTGGCTGACCTTCCGACCGCCGACAGCAACACCGTGCCCGCGCAGCTCTCCTTTCCGCCGCTCCTGCCCGAGAGCGCCCACGTCACGCGCGCCCCGCGAGTCCTGCCGACCGTGATCAGCCTCCGGGAACACCGCGCCCTCACCGAAGAGGTCCTCACGCCTGCGGATCTGGCGGTGGGGTGCGACGGCCGCCGCATGTACCTGGCTGCCCCCGGGCGCGGCCAGCGCATCGAGGCCGTCGGGATGCACGCGCTGAACCTCCACACGCACACTCCGCCGCTGGTGCGATTCCTCATCGAGTTGTCCCGCGCTCAATGCGTGCAGGTCACAGTGTTCGACTGGGGCGCCGCAGCGGCGATGCCGTTCCTACCGCGCCTGCGGTACGGGCGCACGGTGCTCGCCCTGGCCCGCTGGCGACTGGAGGCGTCAGAGCTGCCCGGCCGCGCACGCCCTCGGGCCGAATGGGACGCCGCCCTCACCGACTGGCGGGCCCGGCGCAGGCTGCCTCGGAGGGTCTCCCTCGTGGAGGACGACCGATGCCTCTTCTTCGACCTCGACCAGGCCGGCCACCGGACCCTGCTGCGCCACCACCTCGACCGAGTGGGCCTCGCCGTGCTCGTTGAGGCCGCGAAACCGGAGGCGTACGGCTGGTGCAGCGGTCGCGCCCACGAGGTGGTCGTGCCGCTCAGGGCGATCCGGCCGCCTGCGTGGCCAGCGCTGCCCGCCCCCACCCCGGCCCGCGCCCTCTCCCCGGCCCAGATGCAGACCCCGGCCGCTTCGTCGGTGCTCCTGGCCGCCTTGTACGGAGACGCTCGCCGCCAGAACACCCTGCTCTCCCGCCACTTGCCTGATCTCCTTGGACGGCTCGGCGGCCCGCCCTGGTGGTTCATCCGCTTCCGTGACCCCGAACAGCACCTGCGCCTGCGCATCGCGCTCTCCGCCCCGGAGGCGTTCACCGAGACGGCTCGAACGGTAAGCGCGTGGGCCGACGAGCTGCGCGGCGCCGGTCTGCTGGCGGACCTGCGCTATCCCACCTCCTACCGAGAGATGGGCCGCTGGGGCTCCGGCGGGGCATGGGACGCGGCCGAGGAGGTGTTCCGGGCGGACTCGCGGGCCATCCTGACCCAACTCTCCCAGCCACGGCGCCCCCACGAGCGCACGCTGGTGGCAGCCCACACCGTCTCTATCGCCTCCGCGTTCCTCGGCAGCACCCAAGCCGGGATGCGCTGGCTGATCGACCACATCCCGCCCACAGCCCCAGCGCCCGTACCGCGCCCGCAGTTCACCGATGCCGTACGTCTGGCCGACCCAGGCGACGACTGGACGGCACTGCGTGGCGCCTCAGGAGGAGCGGCCATCGTGTCGGCGTGGGCCGATCGCGACGCGGCGCTCGCTGCCTACCGGCGGCACCTGCCGGGGCCCCACACGCAGGGCATCGCCCTCGACGACGTCCTGACCTCGCTACTGCACGTCCACTTCGTACGGCACATCGCCGTGAACTTCCCCGAAGAAGAGATCTGCCTCCACCTCGCCCGCGCTGCCGCCCTCGCCTGGACAGCCCGCACCACTGGGAGGACACCGTGA